Sequence from the Cyanobacteria bacterium GSL.Bin1 genome:
TACAGTGAAGAACACGCAGAAGCCATTGTCCAAGGCTTACGCAGTATTCCTGAACTCGAAATTATTAGTGTCTGCGATCGCACAATGGCCTTGCATCAAGGAGGAAAAATTTCTGTTCAGAGTCGAATTCCTGTGCAGTCACAAGGGGATTTAGCCATGGCGTATACCCCTGGCGTCGGCCGAGTCTGTCGCCTAATCGCAGAGCAACCGGATCAGGTTTTTTCCTTAACCATTAAAGGGAATACCGTTGCCGTAGTCAGCGATGGCAGTGCGGTCTTAGGGTTAGGGAATTTAGGGGCAGCAGGGGCTTTACCGGTCATGGAAGGAAAAGCCTTGTTATTTAAAGAGTTTGCCAATCTCGATGCCTTTCCCATTTGCTTAGATACCCAAGATACCGAAGCCATTATCACTACCGTCAAGCAAATTGCGCCTGTATTTGGCGGAATTAACTTAGAAGATATTAGTGCCCCTCGTTGCTTTGAAATTGAACAGCGATTGCGGGAAGCTTTAGATATTCCGGTGTTTCATGATGACCAACATGGAACCGCAATTGTGGTGTTAGCTGCTCTGTTTAACGCCCTCAAGTTAGTGGATAAAGCCCTTGCGGAAGTGAAGATTGTCATTAATGGGGCGGGGGCGGCTGGAATCGCGATCGGGCGTTTATTAAAAGATGCCGGGGCAAAACCCGAAAAAATTCTGCTTTGCGATTCGAGAGGAATTGTGAGTAAAAATCGCTCTGATTTGACCTCAGAAAAAGAAGAATTTGCCGTTGCCGAGGGTGGATCGTTAGCAGATGCTATGCAAGCGGCAGATATTTTTATTGGCGTCAGTGTCCCTGGTATTGTTACGCCCGAGATGGTAAGCTCAATGCACTGCGATCCCATTATCATGGCGATGTCCAATCCGATTCCTGAAATTCAGCCGGAATTGATTAGTGATCAAGTGGCGGTGTGTGCCACAGGACGGAGTGATTATCCTAATCAAATTAATAATGTCTTGGCATTTCCCGGCGTGTTTCGTGGCGCATTAAATTGTCGGGCTTCTGTAATTACCACTCAAATGTGTCTGCAAGCAGCGCGCGCGATCGCGTCCTTAATTTCTCCTAGTGAGCTCTGTGCAAACTATATCATTCCCTCCGTTTTCGACCCACGAGTCGTTACTGCTGTCGCTGAAGCAGTGGAAAAAACGGCCCAACAAGAAGGAGTG
This genomic interval carries:
- a CDS encoding NAD-dependent malic enzyme, with amino-acid sequence MTNNKETITNDNLVKLTPNASYSLAIQLSYPNVPLNASQGKPAMLPQITHTITQLRGKIGDVVVEAETRDMIQRHLIVDAYSEEHAEAIVQGLRSIPELEIISVCDRTMALHQGGKISVQSRIPVQSQGDLAMAYTPGVGRVCRLIAEQPDQVFSLTIKGNTVAVVSDGSAVLGLGNLGAAGALPVMEGKALLFKEFANLDAFPICLDTQDTEAIITTVKQIAPVFGGINLEDISAPRCFEIEQRLREALDIPVFHDDQHGTAIVVLAALFNALKLVDKALAEVKIVINGAGAAGIAIGRLLKDAGAKPEKILLCDSRGIVSKNRSDLTSEKEEFAVAEGGSLADAMQAADIFIGVSVPGIVTPEMVSSMHCDPIIMAMSNPIPEIQPELISDQVAVCATGRSDYPNQINNVLAFPGVFRGALNCRASVITTQMCLQAARAIASLISPSELCANYIIPSVFDPRVVTAVAEAVEKTAQQEGVIKTE